Within Ischnura elegans chromosome 6, ioIscEleg1.1, whole genome shotgun sequence, the genomic segment cgacatggacgacatcaaccggtggaaaacccgagaaacctttctgcaaaaTATGAGATACATCACTCGGGAAAAAGGGACGTTAGTGGGGATGGAATGGGGCGACTTAAAACTAATTGACATGGAAATGGCACTTACAAGGAATCAAAAAGCaacttgacaaaaattaaaataaatcagagttGAACTGCGTTCAACAAACTGCAGGGTTTAAGAGTCCACTGCGACACAATATGACTTTATGGTTCACTGACTGTTCCAGCGCAATCTTGAGGAGGAAAATAGGGGATGAATGGGGTAAAAAACGTGGTTGTTtcagttttacacggggaaagTGGTGGGGGGCACGGCTTTACTGCACCTTAATCTGGGAAACTCGTTGTGCGAGAGAAGTGACGATGTCGGCCGACGTCTCGTCAATTCGCGATGTTTTCCCGTTGGGTGTGGAGCCGTGTCTATCCCCGGGATGATTTCCCACGGTGGTTTGCAGAGGCTGATGGGGTTGCAGGCCACGGGATGCGTCTACATCGGGCTGTTGGCTAGGAAGTTTCCACGCGCTGTAGCTCCTGACGCAATAGTGGCTCAATCGCTCAGCTGTTGAGCAAGCAGCAGTTGAACTGCATTCCCCGGGCGTCTGTCGTGTTCTACCTCCTCGTTGACCCACTTTCTTCCACGTTAACTTcgtaagaggggaagggaggggagggcggtggCCAGAAGTACGCTTTATTCTCTTAAGGCGGAGCACTTATCACTGTGCGCGGGATTTAAATATGGCACACGCACGCGCACACAAGCATAAAATAAGATAAaccttcacaaaacaaaaaaaaataaaacaaaacaaaagggaagggaagaaaaaaggaagagtgCTTCTCAATATAAGGGTGAATAGAAACATATCAGGTGCTGCCGttacaatatatgtatatattattagaATAAGGAGGTAAAGCTACATGCCTAACACCATCAACAGTTAATGTTACAACCTGAGTTCTGTCATTAAGATATGATATCATCCACTGAAGAGCAATGTCTCTGTTACCAAATTTTTCAAGCTTAAAAAAGATGATTGTGATTTACGAGGCCAAAAACTTAAGTAAAATTCAAAAGTAAAGCAAGTgtatcttttttgtcattatataattatattatcttTGCTGGGATTCCATCTACACCTGAACTTGAACTGCTTCAGCTGAGTTTGGATATGACTGACTTTATTTCCCTGTCATCACAAAAAAGTGCATTGGATTAGCCATTGCAGTGTAAGTAGAGTGAGGAACTGAGGAGTTCGGCACTAAACCAAAAGAATCATTGAATACTTAAGCAAGGTTGGAGTAGAAATTCATAGTTCCAGATGTACCATCATTAGAAGTCCTTTTTGCTTTCTTAAGAAGTGATCTGTACtgattttttatatccttttaatTCTCTTTACTTTCAGTAGTTTCACTTCATGTACTACATTTTTGAGGAATGGTGAATCTAAACCAATTTCTTCggtgatccaggattttttgcattttgaactTCTCTAATTTCAAGAGGGAAGCTACATTAAAATGGTggaggaaaaatgaataaaaaccttGGAAACTATCTTCCAAGGATTCAGTATTAAAAATGCCTGCCCAGTCTTAGGAGATGAGAGCTGTCCTGAAGTATGACATGTGTTTTACCTGAGAAATTTGTAGTGgagtatgttttaattttaggCGACAAGAAAAAACTTAAATGTTGATACGATAGGCAACTGATCTGATATTTCCTCTTCAAGAACCCTTGTGCTAACATCATTATGGTGCATATTAGTAAGAGTATTTTCAAAGTTTGAGTGGAATGAGCTAGGTTGGCATAAAATTAGTTACATCAATGTTAAAAGCTGCGATGGTACTGAGGAAGTCAATTTTTTGCACTAGTCTCAAGTAGGTGGCTATTGAAATCAccagtaataattattttagaaaaccTCTTAGCATTGAATATCTCTTCATTCAATCAATAGAATTTATCCAAAAACACCTGAGATCAGTTTGAGGTGACCGATATACCGACACAATGACGTGTACATCACCTTTGATTATTTCTGTGACACAATATTCGAAAAGCCTGTCTTCTGCTCatagtttaattgatattaaatgtctagaatatggtgtacaggtaaatgaatgtaccactAGACGCTGTTGgttaccgactatgtagtatttggaaatacaacttcgcgaacgtactaattaatcgaatattcacccatgtaattcttcatCTTCATCAACAAGTACTTCCGTTACAGCACAGTTTGTTTCGCAAGCATAGTGTATTGAGGTGTAACACAACTTCGCTGAAATAACCTGGTGGGGACTTCTAGATTGCCTTCCGAAAAAATACCTGTTTACCGATATATATTCAGGCCATACACACTGACTAAGAATATAATGAGTTTCGGCGATGACAGAAACCCGGAAGGAggcttatttatcattaaaattcttcacCTATTTAATATCCCAGATGTGTGAAAAACACTGCCTTATAATCCCCGCGTGTCAAGTGGTTATATCGTCGCATTATGTTGATGAATTAGAAATCACCCGACTGAAAACAAGGGCAGCATTCTAGTGCGTCATTAGGTACGGACGTACGTATGAAGTAAAATGACTTAAGAATAATTCGCCGTAATtttcgtcataaaataattaattcatcaaGGTACCTGGTTTGTCATCACAGCCATGAACAATACGTAATCATACATTGTCATAAGAAAATTGTGAGAATATTAAAGGTACAGTGTGCTAACGCGTATTAACAACAGTATATTTGAACAGTAACGatcgaaaaaatagttttttttttttttttgctttcaagtGCGCCTTCCAACCCGTATCCTTGACTAGTACACTGCAGTGAaccctcagagtaaggatagggAGAGAGATTTTTGGTTTCTGCGCATGCGGACAACATTGAAAGAGCCGTGGTGGGGGTAGGTCACGTGTCATCGGTGCTTTTTGCTGGAATCTCCTATTTAAATGCATGGGATTTCTGTGCGAGGTATGCTATTTTGCAGTAAATtcggcataaatatttttatgaagaagatTCTAGTGCCCTCACGTTGAAGAAGAGATATTGTTCTTAACACGGAAGAATCTTTGGGCCGATACATCGCCTATTTTGTGCATTAATTAGCTTCAAATATACCGGCAAGATGGTCATGTATTGCTGCGCTTGGAATTGTACGGAATCGTacgtgaaaggaggaaaaattactttccactcgtaagtatttcttttttatgagTACCATGTGTTTTATTTCTATCCGCTTGAACTACCCTGCTACAAATATGTTAAAGTATAGTGTTTAGCTACGTTGGTGATGAGACCACGTGGTTAACAATGTACATGTGTGCTTCTGTCCATATCCTTGGTTGCTGATTTTTAAATCGATTCCACCACTATTAAAAATCACatactttttaattcataaatataattaatggctCGTATTAAAAATGCGTACTCGCTGAACGATGAAATGCGGTAAGTTCTTTCTGTCTAAGAAAATCTTCACGTTGTCGGGAAATCAAATTGTGTGATTTTTTGCGTATTTGTCTATACATATTTGCTGTGTATCTCTTTCACTATCTTCAGATTCCCTGCTAATGAGGAGCGACGGAAGGAATGGGTGAGAAACGTGAGGAGAGAGAACTTCGTCCCTAGTAAGCACACTAAGATATGCTCCAAGCATTTTACGGAGGACCCCTTCGACAGGGAGAAATTCGGAGGGCACTGGCTTAAGGCCACTGCTGTGCCTACGTTGTTCGATTTTCCGCATCATTTATTGTGcaaggagaagaaaaggaaatccCCCTTGAAAAGGAAATGCAGCGAGGAAAATGTTGAGCCAGTGTTTTCAAGTAAGTggtatttaaattgattttttctgtAGTATATTTAATCTGTAGAATATATTAAACTATAGTTGCGATTTCTGGGGAAAAGTGATTAGCTATATCATGCCATTATCAAATTGTTATCACTTGTCAATAATGTAAGGATGgtgctgtattttttatggatcCTCGGTAAATTTGCTGTTTTGGTGACTTAAGTTGAGAATGTCTTATTCCACCCCCGAGTAGTTGATGCTCTGTAGTGCAACtattaatcattgaaaaagtaTGTATAGTGCTGAAAGAAAGTATATTTGAGAATAGAGATTTCTGTTTTAGGGTTATTTTATCCGTAGGGAATTAATATCTGTTGTTAAATcgtttggtatttattttttgcacgAATGAGAGCTATTTTCGAACCCAGAAACTCACCCAGGTAGAACTTAATGGAAAGCACTGGTTTTGATAAAGAGGAGTATCCTTTTGTGCACAGATGATTTTAGAATTGTACCCTAATCTGTTGGCGTTATTTTAATACCAAAACTCTAGGCATTTTGTGGAACTTCACTCTTATAGTTGTACAAATAACATTTACAACAATTTGCCAAAAAGAAAGAGAGCAAAATCATATATACTTCCTAAAGCATGTGAAACTTTGactatttacaaaaaaacataTTGTGGGATAAGTATTTCACATAAAGCACTTACTGTACCATCAATATGTGTTATTTACAGATCATTACTTTATGTTGTTTAgctatcaaaattttatttagaagatttctttgtttttcaaattaagtCAGTGATGCGAGTGTTCATGAATGTGATTCCAAGAAGAGGCAAAGTCTCTGGGCTCAAAATAAAGGATGAATGTGGCGCCATATTTCTGTGATTTCTTCTAAGACGATTGGATTGGTATTGGCATAATGGAAATGTGACAAGGCTTTTGCAATGAAGTGGGTGGAAGTGGAGAGATGTACCACAATTACACTCCTACTTCATTCAATTAATAGCATAGTTTTTGCAAGGCACAAATGTGGCAGTTTTGAATAATTCAGCTGCTAGGCAGAATTTCTCTATGTGCCTCATTGTATTCAAATACTTAGTCAGATCTTGGAAAATACTAGTACtgggtctttaatatttcctaactaaggttgaaactaacaagaAGGAAAGAATAAAATCTTTAAATCTGAGATCGTGGGCCTAGGACCTCAGTTGAATTGAACTGCAATGACCCGGTTATAAGactttctgaaggtgatcccaccaACGGGCAAATGCTTCTGGGCTCAAAAAATTTCGGTTACGATGAATGTGGAGTTGTTTTTTCTAAGATTTGATCTGAGATTTGCTATGTCCATCAAAAACTATGTATTGCATTAATGGAAATGTGGCAAGGGTTTGCAATAAAGAGGTGAGAAGAGGTAGCATTACCACTGTTGCTGTACTCCATTAATAATTATCTCATACTCCCATGGCTGTGTTATATTGGAGAGGTCATATAGGAATGAACACATCGTTGTGTTCATTCCCATGTGACCTTCCCAATTTTTAGTGATTGTGATGTGATTACTTTTAATTGGTTTTCTTTTTTACTTGTCTTAACTGATTATTATTCCAGGTGTCCCCCACTCTTGTGATCCTGTGCCTTCAGCGGTGGTCTCAGAAGTTGTTTCCTTCCCCCTAAATGAAGATTCAAAACTGACCACCCCTCTCAAGCCTTCAAAGAAGTACCGGTACTTGTTTTATGAACAGTTTATAATTTGTGTAGCTCACTGATACGCCAAACTACTTCAACTCTTTTCCCTAGAAAATTGACTTTACCTTGATCTTGTTCTCTGTTTTTCCCTAAGGTATGTGGGAGATTTTACAGAGGAGGATATGAACTCCCCGACAAAAGTTCGCAAGTACTTCTTCTTGCTCAGCAGAATGCGGAGAGAAATAGGAAGCAGGTGAAGCAGTTACACCTTCAAGCCAGTAGGTTGAAAAGGCAGGTGGCATCATTGAAGGAAGTCTTGGCTGAGTTAAAGAAGAACTCACTAATTAGTGATGGTGCTGGAGATATTTTGGAGGTAAGGCTAAGATCTTGTTTATCACTAACTTAAGCAAACCATGTGAAAGTACAGGTTTCAATGTAATTGATTCATTTTGCATAATGAGTATCGTTAATGTGAGTCAAATTATACTCTTTTAGTGGTTACTAGGTTGTTCTGTTGGATCACAGATATATGAACCCAAAGATTGATTTACCATTGTGATCTGTGCATATGAACATAAGCATGCCATTATCATGTCCAATCCCCTATGAAAAATtctataaacctgtttcaaatttttatacatggcaattattattattgccatggcaatgtataagaatctataaaaaattgaaacaggtttatacaattttttcataggggatagtATCATTATTACTTATGCCAGTGGTACTTGTGATGTGGTAATGGTCACCTTCTCTTATATTTCATCAGATGTCTCTTCCTGGACCTGCGGCGGAACTTCTGAAGAGGAGTGAGAATGGGCAAGGGAAGACAGCCTACTCTCCTGATTTAAGGGCATTTGCCCTAACCCTCCATTTTTACTCCCCCCGAGCATATAATTATGTTCGCAAGTCCTTCAATTCAGCACTCCCCCATCCTTCAACTTTGAGAAAGTGGTGCTCGTCCCTCAAGACATCTGTGGGGTTTTCTAAAGAAGTTTTGCCTACCCTGAAGGCATTAGCTGAGAGAGGCAAAGAACAGCAGACCCCCATCTACTGTGCTCTCTCAGTGGATGAGATGGCCATCAGGCAGCATATCGAGTGGGATGGATCTAAGTTTGCCGGATATGTGGATTTTGGCACAGGCTTGGACGATGACAATCTGCCTGTTGCCAAGGAAGCTTTAACCTTCATGCTGACTGCCATTAATGGCCGTTGGAAAGTTCCTATTGGGTACTTTTTCATCAATGGCCTCCATTCAATTGAGAGGGCCAATATAGTCCGGTAGGCACTGGACTTCATTGGGGAGACTGGAGTGGAAGTGAGCTGCATCACTTTTGATGGTCTCAGTTCCAACGTAGGTATGGTGTCATCATTGGGGGCCAACCTGTGTCCAGAAAGCATGGCTCCATTTTTTATGCATGGTGGCAAAAAAGTGTACACCCTTCTAGATCCGTGCCACATGCTGAAGTTGGTTAGGGTGCCTTGCCACAGAAAGGGTACTAGTTGGTGAAGGGAGGCATGTCAAGTGGCAGCTTATAGAGGAGCTGGAAAAGTTTCAGCGAGAGCAAGGGCTTCATGCTGGCACGAAGTTGAGGAAGCAGCACATTGAGTGGTACCGGGAGAAAATGAAGGTGAGGTTGGCTGCTCAGACCCTCAGCCGCAGTGTTGCTAGTGCCATTAAATACCTCGGCTGTGAACTGAAACACCCCCGATTCGATGGCTGTGAGGCTaccattgaatttattgaaaaatttaatgactTCTTTGATATCCTGAACAGTAGGAACTTGCTTTCTGGTGGGTATCAGGCACCCATCAAGGAGAACAACATAGGTGACCTCCTCTGTGACCAACATAGGTATTTCCTCTGAGAGTGAACCATCTAGGAAGATGGCGGCGTTATTTCTTTAGGTTTCCGCTAGAGGGACTGATGGTCACAGAAACATCAAAGGGACCGCCAggagtgaccattctgattccgctAGGTTTCTATTCTGTGCCCAGGGCCTACTGACGAGCCAGCCTCTGCGACCACGGAGGCACCCCAGGAAGATAGTGTAGTCAACCTTTCTTCCACCCCCTATCTCCTGACCAGCTCTCTCTCCTCCACAAAGGGCTTTCTTTCTGCCCCACGCCGAAAGTAAACCCCATTCACATTCTCAAAGACACACTCCAGTTCTGCCGTAAACTTAAGCGGAAATTCTTCTAGGAGACCCATCCTAACCCCACCCAACATTCTTCTACCGTCCATAGTGCACTGATGAGATTTAAGCCTCTACCTTTGCACGAACCCAAACCTCTTCCCTCCAACCATCCTATCGAAATCTTCAGTAATCTCCTCCTCTCGAAATTTTCGGACAGATCTTTCATAAAATCAATACAACCTGGGGACCTTTCGCAAACAGAAAAGTTAGCATTAAGGTCCCTCATCCGTAACCCGGACATCGTCATCACTCCGTCAGACAAAGGGTCTACGGTGGTAGTGGTGAATGCGGCTGATTACAATAACGAGGAACTTAGGAAGTTGTCAGACGCTTCGGCGTACCGACCCATTCCTGCTGATCCCAACCCCCAATACCGAGAGAAGGTTCTTTCTTTCCTCGAGGAAAACGGGCCACAGGAAGGATTAACAGCCCAAGACATCGCATTACTATCTCCTCCAACCCCCGTGacccttatttttttacatactaCCGAAAATACACAAAGCTAACAATCCCGGCCACCCGATAGTTTCTTCTATTCAAATTCCCACAGAACGAATTTCTGCTTTTGTTGACAATTACCTCCAACCCTTAGTGCACTCTCTTCCTCCATACATTAAAGACACATATCAGTTCCTCCAACGCCTTCACTCGACCACCCTTCCAGGAGACAAAGACGTCATAATGGCGACAATCGACGTCACATCTCTCTCCACCTCCATACCGCAAACAGAAGGCCTCTCCGCTCTCTAACACTTGTTTGAGCAGCGCTTCACTCCACAGATTCCGAGCACAAAGTTTCTCGTCGACCTCTCCGAGATAATCTTGAAACAATTCATTCTCTTTCAATAACGATCACTACACACAGTCTAGAGGCTGTgctatggggagccggttcagtccgtccaatgccaacctttttcttggccgcctagaacagtcttttctgtcccaatacccactcacacccatcctttgggtccgatacatagatgacatctttcttttgtggccacatggtatggaatccctaatcactttcatctcctACCTCAACTCATTTTCCTTCAACACCCTTCCTTCTACCctcacttttcctcctcttctaaCTTGAGAAAGACGGGCAGCGTCCCATTGATGCGGCGGACGAAACATCGCGATCAGCTGATGAAGCCACATCTATCATACTTCAATTGCAACATCTACTACTACTCCTGCAATCATCTCTGGATGCAGCATGCCATCTACTCCGCCTAATTCACCTAAGACAGCGAAAGGTTCGCCAATACGCAACACTACGCAACTTAATTGTCCTGATGATTCTTCCGACTCTTTACCGCCAAGCACCGTCCTACGCCGGGAGCGCTCATGGCTACAACGGCTGTACCGCTATCATCCGAAAATTGAAATACGGTAACTACCTGTactaatagtgaaaatattacgaaagttattagcattgaaaatgtgctgtccaatttcgagtgttggaggggtggggggaaccAACCTCTCCTCTACAGCTGGGAGTACGTCACTCCAAGTGACCTTGAAGCCGGCTTCACGAAGCATTGACTATGCCTCGCCAACCATTGCAACCCCACCCCTGCCGCATGCTGACCCCACCGCCCTTGCCGTCGCATCAGACGAGCTCATTGCAAGACGGCCAGCCGCCCTGCCTGCCTCTACCTCCTCGTGTGCCGCTCCTGAAACTCAACGACGCCGCAGCTACGCATCTGCCGCAAGGCGAAGAGCGACCTCCTTGAGGCACGCGTCACCGAACTCGAGAAATTGGTGGCAGAAATACGCGCCCGGGTAACGGGTTTTGGGGAAATCCCACGATCCGGGGATCGTAGCGTTTCCTCTACGGCTCTGTGCAATACCAAGGTGGTGTCTCGAGCAAACTCGGGGGCGGTAGCCTGCACGGAAACCTTGGAGGGGACGGTGCAGTCTTCGGGTCGGGGGATTACTCATAACCTGAGGCCCGAGTGGGTGGTTGTACCCcaagggcggggggcggtggcacggccaagtcggggagtgggggaagcggaggctaaccccatccccgttcacaacagcttcgCGGTCTTGTCGGAGGACAATTCCGGGGAGCTAGTTGGCGAGGTCGTGAAGCAACCCCCTGTCGTGAGGGATGCAGCTTCGAGaggcagccggggagggagggcggggatcgtattgttagggagttccaacgtccggcggattttcccccaattggagaagagggcaaggagagacggagcggacAAACGGGTCACCTCGTGGTGCATACCAGGAGGCCTTGTACCTCAtactacggcggcggtaaaatcagcggtgaaggacacgggctgttctagactgcgggtggtggcccatgttggcactaatgatgcctctgaacgcagag encodes:
- the LOC124161215 gene encoding THAP domain-containing protein 2-like encodes the protein MVMYCCAWNCTESYVKGGKITFHSFPANEERRKEWVRNVRRENFVPSKHTKICSKHFTEDPFDREKFGGHWLKATAVPTLFDFPHHLLCKEKKRKSPLKRKCSEENVEPVFSSVPHSCDPVPSAVVSEVVSFPLNEDSKLTTPLKPSKKYRYVGDFTEEDMNSPTKVRKYFFLLSRMRREIGSR